The nucleotide sequence CATTATTGTCATTCTGCTCGCTGTCAGTCTCGCTATTAAGTTATCCCAACGTATCTTGGAACCTCTCAGTGCAGTTGCTGAAGGGATGCGAAAAATCGCTGAAGGCGACCTACATTTTCGCGCTAACGTTGGTGACCGGTCATTAGGAGAAGCCGCTTTATTAGTGGATGATTTCAATCTGTTAGCTGAGAAACTTCAACGAATGACTGAAGATCACGCCTTTTGGAATGCCGCTATCGCTCATGAACTCAGAACCCCAGTGACAATTTTGCGGGGCCGATTACAGGGGTTAGCAGAAGGTGTATTTACGCCAGATAAAACCCAGTTCACTAAACTATTAGTACAAATTGAAGGGTTATCTCGTTTAATTGAAGATCTCCGTGTTATTAGTTTAATGAATAGTGATGAGTTACGAATAAATATAAAAGAAACTAACTTAGCTAAAGAAATAAAATTACTCACTGATTTATCGGTCAATATGCTTCATGAAGCAAACCAATATGTAGAACTGAATTTAACAACACAACCCGTCTTTTGCGACCCCACCCGAATAAGGCAAGCCTTGTTAGCTATACTGGAGAATGCGAGTAAATATGCTCTTCCAGGAGCAATAAGAATCACCACTCAACTGAAAGATGGTTTTTGCTATTTGAGTGTGGAAGATTCCGGCCCGGGGATTTCACTGGAGTTAATTCCGCATATTTTCACAGCATTTCGCAGTGCTAAGGATAATCCCCAAAGCGGCAGTGGATTAGGCTTGGCTGTCGTTGCTGCTATTGCAACCGCGCATAAAGGAACTGTTAGCTGCCGCATAAGCAAAAAAGGCGGGACTATCATTGAACTTGGTTGGCCAACTAACTCTTGAGCCAACATAGAAAAATCCCTACTCACAGTGAGTGGGTCCATCGTACGATTCAGGGATCGTTCAAGTCTTTAAATCAATGGAAAAGCGAGCTGAAATGCTCGCTTTTTTTTGTCCGTAAAGACGTAACAGAAAGATTAGTTTTTATAATCCGAATCATAACAAAGTATCGTGCTGCTCAGGTTAGGATTTACTTGTTGTTCGCCTTGCCTGCTATTACTATCCCGCTCGAAAGCTCGTCATAACGTTACTTGATGTAAATGGTCGATTCTGCAGCCATTTCTCAAGGTTCATTTTCCGCATAGATTTATGATGACTTGAACTTATCTTTTTCTTTGTATTGTTGTAAGGAGTGAGGTTGTGCAAAGGCAATCTTATTCTGCCAGTGTGGCAAAAATTTTGTTCCTGATTATTATTCTGGCCGCCGTTGGGCAAATGACCCAAACTATGTACGTGCCAGCGATCCCACAAATGGCAGCGGCATTCAGTGTTAAGC is from Photobacterium sp. TLY01 and encodes:
- a CDS encoding ATP-binding protein — protein: MKLSGLSRQITLSMMKIGIGSALITTFGSFFFYYLWDKYWPNYIPSDNYITPSWPEWIWIALTCIIVILLAVSLAIKLSQRILEPLSAVAEGMRKIAEGDLHFRANVGDRSLGEAALLVDDFNLLAEKLQRMTEDHAFWNAAIAHELRTPVTILRGRLQGLAEGVFTPDKTQFTKLLVQIEGLSRLIEDLRVISLMNSDELRINIKETNLAKEIKLLTDLSVNMLHEANQYVELNLTTQPVFCDPTRIRQALLAILENASKYALPGAIRITTQLKDGFCYLSVEDSGPGISLELIPHIFTAFRSAKDNPQSGSGLGLAVVAAIATAHKGTVSCRISKKGGTIIELGWPTNS